The nucleotide sequence GTCTCTGGTACCCAGGCAAGGTCCGTCACCTTGTCCACAGGACGAAGGTGCTCTTCGGGGTTCCGATGACATTCGAGACAGAAGGTCATCGAAAGCGTCTTCTCTTGTGTCACGACATCCATCTGATCGACGCGACCGTGACAGGAGACACAGCTGACACCACGATTCACATGGGCACTGTGATCGAAGTAAACGTAGTCAGGAAGATCGTGAACCCGTTTCCAGGGAATCGATTCCTGAGTCGCAACACTTTGCCGCAGCAGTGCAAGTGCAGGGCTTTCGCTACGAACGGAACTGAATTTGACGGATCCGTTCTCGCTGGCCCCGGAGTGGCAATTGGCACAAGTTGCCGAAGGAGGAATTGCCGCATGGGCTGCCTTGTCTACTGTGTTGTGACAGTAGCGGCAGTCCATCTTCAATTGTCCAGCGTGAATGCGATGGCTGAAAGGGATCGGCTGCTTGGGCGCATGTCCTACGCTCAGTGTCTCTGGCGCTGTCGCGGCATAGACAACTGCACACAAGTACAAGGCGGATGCACCCAACCCTGCAATCGCGAGGAAAGCGAAGCGGTTGGTCCAGCGAGGAAATGAGAAATACATATGTTCTTTATCAGCGTCGTGCGGTCACCGCCTCAATGAGGCGTAACGAAGTTCGAGACAGACACCATGACAAGCTGGGGGCGTCGAGCGCACCAACCTGGTCGTTATTGTCGACGAAGTATAGGTTCGAAGACGATCCCAATCACTGCGACAAATCGTCGCGGAAGTTGCATCAGAAGTGGCCGATGCAAGAGGCTTTACGGATCAACAACCGTTGAAGGATTGTCGTTATAACTGATTTTTTTTCAGTTTCCGCTGCAGGGTTCTGCGAGGGATTTCGAGTAGCTTCGCAGCCTGAGAAATGTTGCCGCTGCACTCGGAAAGAACCCGTTGAATATGATTCCATTCGGCTTCGGCAAGTGAAGGGGCGCGAAGCTCAGTTTCTTCGTGAACAATTCCCATTTCGTTGGCAGGCTCGAACGCAGCAAGAATCTCTGTTGCATCGGCCGGCTTTGTTACGTAGTTCACAGCTCCGGCACGGATGGCGGTGATCGCGTTGGCAATACTGCCCCAGCCGGTCAAAATCACGACTCGCGTTTTTGCACACTTTTCGCGCATTCGAGTCAGCAATTCGAGCCCATTCATTCCCGGCATCTTGATGTCGATCACGGCAATATCGGGGCAGGATGCGACGATATGTGCCAGCGCTTCTTCGGCATTTCCGGCAGAAAGAACGTCATAACCGCGTGAACTGATTGCGGTGGCCAATCGCGTTCGCAGGATATCGTCATCATCAGCGATCAGGCAGGACTTGGCTTTCATCGTCGTCATCAGTCAATTATCCATTGCCGCATTGACAACTCGCTGGAGAGGAACGGGGTCTCCATCAGCTCAAGTGCACTCGGATGCAAGTTCTGTGCGAGGTGTGCGGTGAAAATCAAAAATCGTCAATTCAAGCCACATGGATGAATTAAAATAAGCCTGTTGTGTTTCCAAGAGGGTCGATGGAAAAACTTCGGTCTTGCGAAACTTCGCGCGGAATCGAGATGGATACAACGGTTCCGCGGCCCGGTTTGGATGAATATTCAAGCGTCCCACCCAGTCGTTCGACCACGTTGCGTGCGAGGTATACTCCCAGACCCATCCCCTTCCCCGGTTCTTTCGTCGTAAAAAAT is from Schlesneria sp. DSM 10557 and encodes:
- a CDS encoding response regulator transcription factor translates to MTTMKAKSCLIADDDDILRTRLATAISSRGYDVLSAGNAEEALAHIVASCPDIAVIDIKMPGMNGLELLTRMREKCAKTRVVILTGWGSIANAITAIRAGAVNYVTKPADATEILAAFEPANEMGIVHEETELRAPSLAEAEWNHIQRVLSECSGNISQAAKLLEIPRRTLQRKLKKNQL
- a CDS encoding cytochrome c3 family protein, whose translation is MYFSFPRWTNRFAFLAIAGLGASALYLCAVVYAATAPETLSVGHAPKQPIPFSHRIHAGQLKMDCRYCHNTVDKAAHAAIPPSATCANCHSGASENGSVKFSSVRSESPALALLRQSVATQESIPWKRVHDLPDYVYFDHSAHVNRGVSCVSCHGRVDQMDVVTQEKTLSMTFCLECHRNPEEHLRPVDKVTDLAWVPETSAKEVGHQVKSDLGINPRTSCSTCHR